In Cucurbita pepo subsp. pepo cultivar mu-cu-16 chromosome LG04, ASM280686v2, whole genome shotgun sequence, the following are encoded in one genomic region:
- the LOC111793063 gene encoding glycine-rich domain-containing protein 2-like isoform X1, which yields MSSHRPGSDLSASVSARSLGDISQLTTIRIGVDIISAVRRNLAFLRTVLHSHWLHSEPTLTQAIRRYEELWMPLISDLTVDGASPPMILPPLDVEWVWFCHTLNPVRYKHYCESRFSKLIGKPSIFDEENEEYAYMRCQEIWVKRYPTQSFENEEESSFRDDITVENQELLEEVMRQRHLYSNFLEPYQSEIVYLIAARQRYMGFLYMLQRFSDECSSFVPSSDILLMWLTHQSYPTVYAEDVKEMQGELAKVVRFGETVKPKELEETKKLWHRTFGQSYEKAGGEVIMELGRVVTSKPLVYWEVSFSDVNSKYKSMTSRFILEVSVFMRLKDQKQPLQQVASREFLRLRTLRCHKEFKLKQPISSLDNDVWIKAWHLYCEFGTKGVVIELRHPGSHCFKGSSTKDTTTFKWNDLIRAPSLTLERQFDQNLKIVASITPPVQAPYLLKCVPDKVTDDSGAMVSDVVLRMNQYRPQEGRWLSRTVLDHGGRECFVIRLRVGAGFWRRGGETPLPVKWEDRIIEIREGCWSYIAGSIGRCPEKLVGTATPKQPLEEWKAAWNFSTGDELIIQWDTSTPKPALTFSLTNPTSSESSVRLLKGRQMVYRVQRDNGREEEEEEGGDGNGFVTVIRYTNEDPTGRATALLNWKLLVIELLPEEDAVLALLLCVSILKSVSEMKKEDVGKLLIRRRLRETTIGLRDWGSIMLHPSSSPYLQPWYWNAETVMASNNIDHLSRQRASSYLPVEGGDKLYKQGIIS from the exons ATGTCCTCCCACCGTCCCGGTTCCGATCTTTCTGCCTCCGTGTCGGCGAGAAGCCTCGGCGACATCTCCCAACTCACTACCATCCGAATCGGCGTCGACATTATTTCGGCCGTCCGGCGGAATCTCGCCTTTCTCAGAACCGTCCTCCATTCCCACTGGCTCCACTCTGAGCCCACTCTCACTCAAGCCATCAGAAG gTATGAGGAGCTCTGGATGCCGTTGATTTCTGATCTAACGGTTGATGGGGCTTCTCCTCCGATGATTCTTCCTCCTTTGGATGTTGAATGGGTTTGGTTCTGTCACACGTTGAATCCG GTTCGTTACAAACATTACTGTGAGTCCAGATTCTCTAAGCTTATTGGGAAACCATCGatttttgatgaagaaaatgaagaatatgcATATATGAGGTGCCAAGAGATATGGGTCAAGAGGTATCCAACCCAGTCTTTTGAAAATGAGGAAGAATCCAGTTTCAGAGATGATATTACTGTTGAAAATCAGGAGCTTTTGGAGGAAGTGATGAGGCAAAGGCACTTATATTCTAACTTTTTGGAGCCATATCAGTCCGAGATCGTTTACCTTATTGCAGCTAGACAAAGATACATGGGGTTTCTGTATATGTTGCAAAGGTTTTCTGATGAATGTTCTTCGTTTGTGCCTTCCTCTGATATTCTCCTCATGTGGCTTACCCATCAG AGTTATCCAACAGTTTATGCAGAAGATGTAAAGGAGATGCAGGGGGAGTTGGCAAAAGTGGTGAGATTTGGGGAAACTGTGAAGCCGAAGGAACTGGAAGAAACCAAGAAACTATGGCACAGAACTTTTGGGCAATCTTACGAGAAAGCTGGAGGAGAGGTAATCATGGAATTAGGCAGAGTTGTAACTTCTAAGCCTTTAGTTTACTGGGAAGTGTCCTTCTCGGATGTCAACTCGAAGTACAAGTCCATGACATCTCGGTTCATCCTCGAG GTTTCTGTGTTTATGCGGCTCAAAGATCAAAAACAGCCATTGCAACAAGTTGCTTCTCGAGAATTTCTTCGTCTACGCACTCTAAGATGCCATAAGGAATTTAAGCTCAAACAACCAATCTCGAGCCTCGACAATGATGTTTGGATCAAAGCTTGGCATCTCTATTGTGAATTTGGTACCAAGGGAGTTGTTATCGAGCTTCGGCATCCTGGTAGCCATTGTTTCAAAGGAAGTAGCACTAAAGACACCACCACATTCAAGTGGAATGACTTGATAAGAGCACCGTCTCTTACTTTAGAAAGACAATTCGATCAGAATCTCAAGATAGTTGCCTCAATAACTCCACCCGTTCAAGCACCGTACTTGTTAAAATGTGTGCCAGACAAAGTGACAGATGATTCGGGGGCAATGGTTTCGGATGTTGTTCTTAGAATGAACCAATACCGGCCTCAAGAAGGTCGGTGGCTATCTCGAACTGTACTCGACCATGGAGGGAGAGAGTGTTTTGTCATTCGTTTAAG AGTTGGAGCGGGATTTTGGAGGAGAGGAGGTGAAACTCCTTTGCCTGTGAAATGGGAGGACCGAATTATCGAGATTCGAGAAGGTTGTTGGTCCTATATTGCTGGCTCCATCGGCAGATGCCCGG AGAAATTGGTGGGAACAGCAACACCAAAACAGCCACTAGAGGAATGGAAAGCTGCTTGGAATTTTTCAACTGGAGATGAACTCATAATCCAATGGGACACTTCAACACCAAAACCAGCCCTTACCTTTTCCTTAACAAATCCAACTTCTTCAGAATCATCT GTAAGGCTTCTAAAAGGTCGCCAAATGGTATATCGAGTACAGAGAGACAATGGcagagaggaggaagaagaggaaggcgGAGATGGAAATGGGTTTGTAACGGTGATTCGATATACCAATGAGGACCCAACTGGAAGAGCAACAGCTCTTCTAAACTGGAAGTTGCTGGTGATCGAGTTGTTGCCTGAGGAGGACGCTGTGTTGGCTCTCCTTCTCTGTGTCTCGATCCTCAAAAGCGTGTcggaaatgaagaaagaagatgttGGGAAGTTGTTGATCCGAAGGAGATTGAGGGAGACAACAATTGGCCTTAGAGATTGGGGCTCCATAATGCTTCACCCATCTTCGTCGCCTTATCTTCAACCGTGGTATTGGAATGCCGAGACCGTGATGGCATCGAACAACATCGACCACCTCTCAAGACAGCGTGCATCAAGCTACTTGCCCGTGGAGGGTGGAGATAAGCTGTACAAGCAAGGAATAATATCATAG
- the LOC111793063 gene encoding glycine-rich domain-containing protein 2-like isoform X2, whose amino-acid sequence MRCQEIWVKRYPTQSFENEEESSFRDDITVENQELLEEVMRQRHLYSNFLEPYQSEIVYLIAARQRYMGFLYMLQRFSDECSSFVPSSDILLMWLTHQSYPTVYAEDVKEMQGELAKVVRFGETVKPKELEETKKLWHRTFGQSYEKAGGEVIMELGRVVTSKPLVYWEVSFSDVNSKYKSMTSRFILEVSVFMRLKDQKQPLQQVASREFLRLRTLRCHKEFKLKQPISSLDNDVWIKAWHLYCEFGTKGVVIELRHPGSHCFKGSSTKDTTTFKWNDLIRAPSLTLERQFDQNLKIVASITPPVQAPYLLKCVPDKVTDDSGAMVSDVVLRMNQYRPQEGRWLSRTVLDHGGRECFVIRLRVGAGFWRRGGETPLPVKWEDRIIEIREGCWSYIAGSIGRCPEKLVGTATPKQPLEEWKAAWNFSTGDELIIQWDTSTPKPALTFSLTNPTSSESSVRLLKGRQMVYRVQRDNGREEEEEEGGDGNGFVTVIRYTNEDPTGRATALLNWKLLVIELLPEEDAVLALLLCVSILKSVSEMKKEDVGKLLIRRRLRETTIGLRDWGSIMLHPSSSPYLQPWYWNAETVMASNNIDHLSRQRASSYLPVEGGDKLYKQGIIS is encoded by the exons ATGAGGTGCCAAGAGATATGGGTCAAGAGGTATCCAACCCAGTCTTTTGAAAATGAGGAAGAATCCAGTTTCAGAGATGATATTACTGTTGAAAATCAGGAGCTTTTGGAGGAAGTGATGAGGCAAAGGCACTTATATTCTAACTTTTTGGAGCCATATCAGTCCGAGATCGTTTACCTTATTGCAGCTAGACAAAGATACATGGGGTTTCTGTATATGTTGCAAAGGTTTTCTGATGAATGTTCTTCGTTTGTGCCTTCCTCTGATATTCTCCTCATGTGGCTTACCCATCAG AGTTATCCAACAGTTTATGCAGAAGATGTAAAGGAGATGCAGGGGGAGTTGGCAAAAGTGGTGAGATTTGGGGAAACTGTGAAGCCGAAGGAACTGGAAGAAACCAAGAAACTATGGCACAGAACTTTTGGGCAATCTTACGAGAAAGCTGGAGGAGAGGTAATCATGGAATTAGGCAGAGTTGTAACTTCTAAGCCTTTAGTTTACTGGGAAGTGTCCTTCTCGGATGTCAACTCGAAGTACAAGTCCATGACATCTCGGTTCATCCTCGAG GTTTCTGTGTTTATGCGGCTCAAAGATCAAAAACAGCCATTGCAACAAGTTGCTTCTCGAGAATTTCTTCGTCTACGCACTCTAAGATGCCATAAGGAATTTAAGCTCAAACAACCAATCTCGAGCCTCGACAATGATGTTTGGATCAAAGCTTGGCATCTCTATTGTGAATTTGGTACCAAGGGAGTTGTTATCGAGCTTCGGCATCCTGGTAGCCATTGTTTCAAAGGAAGTAGCACTAAAGACACCACCACATTCAAGTGGAATGACTTGATAAGAGCACCGTCTCTTACTTTAGAAAGACAATTCGATCAGAATCTCAAGATAGTTGCCTCAATAACTCCACCCGTTCAAGCACCGTACTTGTTAAAATGTGTGCCAGACAAAGTGACAGATGATTCGGGGGCAATGGTTTCGGATGTTGTTCTTAGAATGAACCAATACCGGCCTCAAGAAGGTCGGTGGCTATCTCGAACTGTACTCGACCATGGAGGGAGAGAGTGTTTTGTCATTCGTTTAAG AGTTGGAGCGGGATTTTGGAGGAGAGGAGGTGAAACTCCTTTGCCTGTGAAATGGGAGGACCGAATTATCGAGATTCGAGAAGGTTGTTGGTCCTATATTGCTGGCTCCATCGGCAGATGCCCGG AGAAATTGGTGGGAACAGCAACACCAAAACAGCCACTAGAGGAATGGAAAGCTGCTTGGAATTTTTCAACTGGAGATGAACTCATAATCCAATGGGACACTTCAACACCAAAACCAGCCCTTACCTTTTCCTTAACAAATCCAACTTCTTCAGAATCATCT GTAAGGCTTCTAAAAGGTCGCCAAATGGTATATCGAGTACAGAGAGACAATGGcagagaggaggaagaagaggaaggcgGAGATGGAAATGGGTTTGTAACGGTGATTCGATATACCAATGAGGACCCAACTGGAAGAGCAACAGCTCTTCTAAACTGGAAGTTGCTGGTGATCGAGTTGTTGCCTGAGGAGGACGCTGTGTTGGCTCTCCTTCTCTGTGTCTCGATCCTCAAAAGCGTGTcggaaatgaagaaagaagatgttGGGAAGTTGTTGATCCGAAGGAGATTGAGGGAGACAACAATTGGCCTTAGAGATTGGGGCTCCATAATGCTTCACCCATCTTCGTCGCCTTATCTTCAACCGTGGTATTGGAATGCCGAGACCGTGATGGCATCGAACAACATCGACCACCTCTCAAGACAGCGTGCATCAAGCTACTTGCCCGTGGAGGGTGGAGATAAGCTGTACAAGCAAGGAATAATATCATAG
- the LOC111793065 gene encoding F-box/LRR-repeat protein 3 isoform X2, translating into MPSPFPLLLNFPDEILIRLRRYLTDDSDSRSWRLVCKDFYRVDLISRTTLRVRRIEFLSSLIAKFEAIDDLDLSICPRINDGTVSIFLGLGFSRLRSLILSRSSGLSYMGLERVMRVCTGLEMVDMSYSWGFGDREAAAVSNCAELKEVRLDKCLGVSDVGLARIVVGCGRLERLSLKWCLQVSDLGVELLCKKCFDLRVLDLSYLKVTNESLRAVASLPKLEVLIMVGCLSVDEVGLQYLEHGCPSLKELDISRCDGITPYGLTSVIRGHDGLEQLDASYCFSELSTDSLYWLKNLKCLKAIRLDGTQLSSAFFDVISVHGKYLVELGLSKCNGVTDANIIQLITRCIGLKVLNLTCCHSITDAAISSMAGSCQKLMSLKLESCNMISERSLDRLGLYCSLLEELDLTDCCGLECLSKCSQLLSLKLGLCTNITDTGLIKIALNCKRIYELDLYRCLGIGDAGLEALSTGCKRLTKLNLSYCNKVTDRGIECVGQLEELCSLEIRGLQNVTSVGLTAVAFGCKRLVDLDMKQCQNVDDSGFWALGSYARNLRQLNVGCCGVSDVGLCMMMGNLSCLQDAKLVTLNKVSVRGFELALRACCLRVKKVKLHASLRFMLSSEILEILNAWGCKIRWD; encoded by the exons ATGCCTTCACCATTTCCACTCCTCCTCAACTTCCCCGATGAAATCCTCATCCGTCTCCGCCGATATCTCACCGACGACTCCGATTCCAGATCCTGGCGGCTCGTCTGCAAGGACTTCTACCGCGTCGATTTAATCTCCCGCACAACTCTGCGAGTCCGTCGAATTGAGTTTCTCTCCAGTTTAATCGCCAAGTTTGAAGCTATCGATGACTTGGATCTGTCGATTTGCCCTCGGATTAACGATGGGACGGTCTCGATCTTTCTGGGTCTTGGGTTTTCAAGGCTGAGAAGTTTGATTCTAAGCCGATCGTCGGGGTTGAGCTACATGGGGTTGGAGAGGGTGATGCGGGTCTGCACGGGGCTGGAAATGGTCGACATGTCGTACAGTTGGGGGTTTGGGGATAGGGAAGCGGCGGCAGTGTCGAATTGTGCGGAGTTGAAGGAGGTGAGGTTGGATAAGTGTTTGGGGGTTTCGGATGTGGGTTTGGCGAGGATTGTTGTTGGCTGTGGGAGGTTAGAGAGGCTTAGTTTGAAGTGGTGCTTGCAGGTTTCTGATCTTGGTGTTGAACTTTTGTGTAAGAAGTGCTTCGATTTGCGGGTTCTTGATTTGTCTTATCTCAAG GTGACAAATGAATCACTACGTGCAGTAGCTTCTTTGCCAAAGCTTGAGGTCTTAATTATGGTGGGCTGTCTTTCAGTTGACGAAGTTGGTTTGCAGTATCTTGAACACGGGTGCCCATCTCTAAAG GAACTTGATATTTCAAGATGTGATGGCATTACACCATATGGCTTAACATCTGTTATAAGAGGTCATGATGGTCTTGAACAACTTGATGCAAGCTACTGCTTCTCT GAGCTCTCCACAGATTCTCTTTACTGGCTGAAGAACCTGAAGTGTCTAAAAGCAATTAGGCTTGATGGTACTCAACTCTCGAGTGCGTTTTTCGACGTGATCAGCGTCCACGGCAAGTATTTGGTGGAACTTGGGTTGAGCAAATGCAACGGAGTAACTGATGCAAACATCATTCAGCTGATCACTCGCTGTATTGGCTTGAAAGTTCTTAATTTAACATGTTGCCACTCCATCACCGATGCGGCGATTTCTTCAATGGCTGGCTCGTGCCAGAAACTCATGTCGCTGAAGTTAGAATCATGCAATATGATCAGTGAAAGAAGTCTTGATCGGCTTGGGTTATATTGCTCATTACTAGAGGAGCTTGATCTTACTGATTGTTGTG GACTTGAATGCTTATCAAAATGTTCACAATTGCTAAGCTTGAAACTAGGATTGTGCACAAACATAACAGACACAGGGTTGATCAAGATTGCTCTCAACTGCAAAAGGATTTATGAACTCGATTTGTACCG TTGTCTGGGAATTGGGGATGCCGGATTAGAAGCTCTATCAACTGGGTGCAAGAGATTGACGAAACTAAACTTGTCATACTGTAATAAGGTTACGGATAGAGGAATCGAGTGCGTCGGCCAGCTCGAAGAACTCTGCAGCTTAGAAATACGTGGGCTTCAGAATGTCACAAGCGTAGGTTTGACAGCAGTTGCATTCGGTTGTAAAAGATTAGTAGATTTGGATATGAAACAATGCCAGAATGTGGATGACTCTGGCTTTTGGGCACTTGGCTCCTATGCTCGGAATTTGCGTCAG TTAAATGTGGGGTGTTGTGGTGTATCAGACGTGGGATTATGCATGATGATGGGGAACCTTTCATGCCTTCAGGATGCCAAGCTCGTGACCCTTAATAAAGTTTCAGTGCGAGGCTTCGAGCTAGCACTCAGGGCCTGCTGCCTCCGGGTCAAGAAAGTCAAGCTGCACGCATCTCTCAGGTTTATGCTCTCCTCAGAGatacttgaaattttaaatgctTGGGGTTGCAAGATTAGATGGGATTAG
- the LOC111793065 gene encoding F-box/LRR-repeat protein 3 isoform X1 encodes MPSPFPLLLNFPDEILIRLRRYLTDDSDSRSWRLVCKDFYRVDLISRTTLRVRRIEFLSSLIAKFEAIDDLDLSICPRINDGTVSIFLGLGFSRLRSLILSRSSGLSYMGLERVMRVCTGLEMVDMSYSWGFGDREAAAVSNCAELKEVRLDKCLGVSDVGLARIVVGCGRLERLSLKWCLQVSDLGVELLCKKCFDLRVLDLSYLKVTNESLRAVASLPKLEVLIMVGCLSVDEVGLQYLEHGCPSLKELDISRCDGITPYGLTSVIRGHDGLEQLDASYCFSELSTDSLYWLKNLKCLKAIRLDGTQLSSAFFDVISVHGKYLVELGLSKCNGVTDANIIQLITRCIGLKVLNLTCCHSITDAAISSMAGSCQKLMSLKLESCNMISERSLDRLGLYCSLLEELDLTDCCGVNDKGLECLSKCSQLLSLKLGLCTNITDTGLIKIALNCKRIYELDLYRCLGIGDAGLEALSTGCKRLTKLNLSYCNKVTDRGIECVGQLEELCSLEIRGLQNVTSVGLTAVAFGCKRLVDLDMKQCQNVDDSGFWALGSYARNLRQLNVGCCGVSDVGLCMMMGNLSCLQDAKLVTLNKVSVRGFELALRACCLRVKKVKLHASLRFMLSSEILEILNAWGCKIRWD; translated from the exons ATGCCTTCACCATTTCCACTCCTCCTCAACTTCCCCGATGAAATCCTCATCCGTCTCCGCCGATATCTCACCGACGACTCCGATTCCAGATCCTGGCGGCTCGTCTGCAAGGACTTCTACCGCGTCGATTTAATCTCCCGCACAACTCTGCGAGTCCGTCGAATTGAGTTTCTCTCCAGTTTAATCGCCAAGTTTGAAGCTATCGATGACTTGGATCTGTCGATTTGCCCTCGGATTAACGATGGGACGGTCTCGATCTTTCTGGGTCTTGGGTTTTCAAGGCTGAGAAGTTTGATTCTAAGCCGATCGTCGGGGTTGAGCTACATGGGGTTGGAGAGGGTGATGCGGGTCTGCACGGGGCTGGAAATGGTCGACATGTCGTACAGTTGGGGGTTTGGGGATAGGGAAGCGGCGGCAGTGTCGAATTGTGCGGAGTTGAAGGAGGTGAGGTTGGATAAGTGTTTGGGGGTTTCGGATGTGGGTTTGGCGAGGATTGTTGTTGGCTGTGGGAGGTTAGAGAGGCTTAGTTTGAAGTGGTGCTTGCAGGTTTCTGATCTTGGTGTTGAACTTTTGTGTAAGAAGTGCTTCGATTTGCGGGTTCTTGATTTGTCTTATCTCAAG GTGACAAATGAATCACTACGTGCAGTAGCTTCTTTGCCAAAGCTTGAGGTCTTAATTATGGTGGGCTGTCTTTCAGTTGACGAAGTTGGTTTGCAGTATCTTGAACACGGGTGCCCATCTCTAAAG GAACTTGATATTTCAAGATGTGATGGCATTACACCATATGGCTTAACATCTGTTATAAGAGGTCATGATGGTCTTGAACAACTTGATGCAAGCTACTGCTTCTCT GAGCTCTCCACAGATTCTCTTTACTGGCTGAAGAACCTGAAGTGTCTAAAAGCAATTAGGCTTGATGGTACTCAACTCTCGAGTGCGTTTTTCGACGTGATCAGCGTCCACGGCAAGTATTTGGTGGAACTTGGGTTGAGCAAATGCAACGGAGTAACTGATGCAAACATCATTCAGCTGATCACTCGCTGTATTGGCTTGAAAGTTCTTAATTTAACATGTTGCCACTCCATCACCGATGCGGCGATTTCTTCAATGGCTGGCTCGTGCCAGAAACTCATGTCGCTGAAGTTAGAATCATGCAATATGATCAGTGAAAGAAGTCTTGATCGGCTTGGGTTATATTGCTCATTACTAGAGGAGCTTGATCTTACTGATTGTTGTGGTGTGAATGACAAGG GACTTGAATGCTTATCAAAATGTTCACAATTGCTAAGCTTGAAACTAGGATTGTGCACAAACATAACAGACACAGGGTTGATCAAGATTGCTCTCAACTGCAAAAGGATTTATGAACTCGATTTGTACCG TTGTCTGGGAATTGGGGATGCCGGATTAGAAGCTCTATCAACTGGGTGCAAGAGATTGACGAAACTAAACTTGTCATACTGTAATAAGGTTACGGATAGAGGAATCGAGTGCGTCGGCCAGCTCGAAGAACTCTGCAGCTTAGAAATACGTGGGCTTCAGAATGTCACAAGCGTAGGTTTGACAGCAGTTGCATTCGGTTGTAAAAGATTAGTAGATTTGGATATGAAACAATGCCAGAATGTGGATGACTCTGGCTTTTGGGCACTTGGCTCCTATGCTCGGAATTTGCGTCAG TTAAATGTGGGGTGTTGTGGTGTATCAGACGTGGGATTATGCATGATGATGGGGAACCTTTCATGCCTTCAGGATGCCAAGCTCGTGACCCTTAATAAAGTTTCAGTGCGAGGCTTCGAGCTAGCACTCAGGGCCTGCTGCCTCCGGGTCAAGAAAGTCAAGCTGCACGCATCTCTCAGGTTTATGCTCTCCTCAGAGatacttgaaattttaaatgctTGGGGTTGCAAGATTAGATGGGATTAG
- the LOC111793065 gene encoding F-box/LRR-repeat protein 3 isoform X3 — MPSPFPLLLNFPDEILIRLRRYLTDDSDSRSWRLVCKDFYRVDLISRTTLRVRRIEFLSSLIAKFEAIDDLDLSICPRINDGTVSIFLGLGFSRLRSLILSRSSGLSYMGLERVMRVCTGLEMVDMSYSWGFGDREAAAVSNCAELKEVRLDKCLGVSDVGLARIVVGCGRLERLSLKWCLQVSDLGVELLCKKCFDLRVLDLSYLKVTNESLRAVASLPKLEVLIMVGCLSVDEVGLQYLEHGCPSLKELDISRCDGITPYGLTSVIRGHDGLEQLDASYCFSELSTDSLYWLKNLKCLKAIRLDGTQLSSAFFDVISVHGKYLVELGLSKCNGVTDANIIQLITRCIGLKVLNLTCCHSITDAAISSMAGSCQKLMSLKLESCNMISERSLDRLGLYCSLLEELDLTDCCGVNDKGLECLSKCSQLLSLKLGLCTNITDTGLIKIALNCKRIYELDLYRCLGIGDAGLEALSTGCKRLTKLNLSYCNKVTDRGIECVGQLEELCSLEIRGLQNVTSVGLTAVAFGCKRLVDLDMKQCQNVDDSGFWALGSYARNLRQTWDYA; from the exons ATGCCTTCACCATTTCCACTCCTCCTCAACTTCCCCGATGAAATCCTCATCCGTCTCCGCCGATATCTCACCGACGACTCCGATTCCAGATCCTGGCGGCTCGTCTGCAAGGACTTCTACCGCGTCGATTTAATCTCCCGCACAACTCTGCGAGTCCGTCGAATTGAGTTTCTCTCCAGTTTAATCGCCAAGTTTGAAGCTATCGATGACTTGGATCTGTCGATTTGCCCTCGGATTAACGATGGGACGGTCTCGATCTTTCTGGGTCTTGGGTTTTCAAGGCTGAGAAGTTTGATTCTAAGCCGATCGTCGGGGTTGAGCTACATGGGGTTGGAGAGGGTGATGCGGGTCTGCACGGGGCTGGAAATGGTCGACATGTCGTACAGTTGGGGGTTTGGGGATAGGGAAGCGGCGGCAGTGTCGAATTGTGCGGAGTTGAAGGAGGTGAGGTTGGATAAGTGTTTGGGGGTTTCGGATGTGGGTTTGGCGAGGATTGTTGTTGGCTGTGGGAGGTTAGAGAGGCTTAGTTTGAAGTGGTGCTTGCAGGTTTCTGATCTTGGTGTTGAACTTTTGTGTAAGAAGTGCTTCGATTTGCGGGTTCTTGATTTGTCTTATCTCAAG GTGACAAATGAATCACTACGTGCAGTAGCTTCTTTGCCAAAGCTTGAGGTCTTAATTATGGTGGGCTGTCTTTCAGTTGACGAAGTTGGTTTGCAGTATCTTGAACACGGGTGCCCATCTCTAAAG GAACTTGATATTTCAAGATGTGATGGCATTACACCATATGGCTTAACATCTGTTATAAGAGGTCATGATGGTCTTGAACAACTTGATGCAAGCTACTGCTTCTCT GAGCTCTCCACAGATTCTCTTTACTGGCTGAAGAACCTGAAGTGTCTAAAAGCAATTAGGCTTGATGGTACTCAACTCTCGAGTGCGTTTTTCGACGTGATCAGCGTCCACGGCAAGTATTTGGTGGAACTTGGGTTGAGCAAATGCAACGGAGTAACTGATGCAAACATCATTCAGCTGATCACTCGCTGTATTGGCTTGAAAGTTCTTAATTTAACATGTTGCCACTCCATCACCGATGCGGCGATTTCTTCAATGGCTGGCTCGTGCCAGAAACTCATGTCGCTGAAGTTAGAATCATGCAATATGATCAGTGAAAGAAGTCTTGATCGGCTTGGGTTATATTGCTCATTACTAGAGGAGCTTGATCTTACTGATTGTTGTGGTGTGAATGACAAGG GACTTGAATGCTTATCAAAATGTTCACAATTGCTAAGCTTGAAACTAGGATTGTGCACAAACATAACAGACACAGGGTTGATCAAGATTGCTCTCAACTGCAAAAGGATTTATGAACTCGATTTGTACCG TTGTCTGGGAATTGGGGATGCCGGATTAGAAGCTCTATCAACTGGGTGCAAGAGATTGACGAAACTAAACTTGTCATACTGTAATAAGGTTACGGATAGAGGAATCGAGTGCGTCGGCCAGCTCGAAGAACTCTGCAGCTTAGAAATACGTGGGCTTCAGAATGTCACAAGCGTAGGTTTGACAGCAGTTGCATTCGGTTGTAAAAGATTAGTAGATTTGGATATGAAACAATGCCAGAATGTGGATGACTCTGGCTTTTGGGCACTTGGCTCCTATGCTCGGAATTTGCGTCAG ACGTGGGATTATGCATGA